From Cucurbita pepo subsp. pepo cultivar mu-cu-16 unplaced genomic scaffold, ASM280686v2 Cp4.1_scaffold017083, whole genome shotgun sequence:
AACCTGTATATTGCAGATTGAGTATCTGCCAATTTCTTCAATGGAGAAATCAAAACAGGTGATGGAGGAGTTTTTCGAGGTATGGCAAGAAGCCATGTCAAAAAGCTCCCTACCTGGTCGTTTCATGCACATAGAACCCAACTTTGCAGAATATGGACTGTCGGATTACTATACTTCTCAACAC
This genomic window contains:
- the LOC111787391 gene encoding mediator of RNA polymerase II transcription subunit 20a-like produces the protein MEKSKQVMEEFFEVWQEAMSKSSLPGRFMHIEPNFAEYGLSDYYTSQHTAVQYANVMAQLIATVQAVQSARN